A single window of Spirochaetota bacterium DNA harbors:
- a CDS encoding FAD-dependent oxidoreductase → DRVFARMKELRAQGQFPPFMDLAADSYLHAPRLHDVSYNMCPVSGNPLDEEELTRLSVQARRQVAAYAEFWRREMPGFEAVEIEQMAFWLGIRESRRIRGLKTLDASMVVNAKKQPDAVGHGFWMVDIHDPKGSGHTTWADQKAGAMPPAGESYHIPLGMSLNAHIPNLAVVGRCASATHEGLASVRVQTHCMVMGQGVGTAAALAMQGNIDMAHIDAKSLQKTLIADGVYLHDIPPCGEK, encoded by the coding sequence GACAGGGTTTTCGCTCGGATGAAAGAGCTGCGCGCACAGGGACAATTCCCGCCATTCATGGACCTTGCGGCAGATTCATACCTGCATGCCCCGCGCTTACACGATGTATCCTATAACATGTGCCCGGTGTCAGGCAATCCCCTCGATGAAGAGGAATTGACGCGGCTCTCTGTTCAGGCACGCCGTCAGGTCGCCGCGTACGCTGAGTTCTGGCGCCGAGAAATGCCCGGTTTCGAAGCGGTCGAAATAGAACAGATGGCGTTCTGGCTCGGTATTCGCGAGTCACGCCGTATCCGCGGACTGAAAACACTCGATGCCTCCATGGTGGTCAACGCGAAAAAACAACCGGATGCCGTCGGTCACGGTTTTTGGATGGTGGACATTCATGACCCGAAAGGGAGCGGACACACGACATGGGCGGATCAGAAAGCGGGGGCTATGCCGCCAGCCGGGGAGAGTTATCATATTCCGCTCGGCATGAGCCTCAACGCACACATCCCCAATCTCGCCGTTGTCGGACGATGCGCATCCGCGACGCATGAGGGTCTTGCATCGGTGCGCGTGCAGACGCATTGCATGGTCATGGGGCAGGGTGTCGGTACCGCCGCGGCGCTGGCCATGCAGGGGAATATCGACATGGCGCATATCGATGCGAAATCTCTGCAGAAGACCCTTATCGCGGACGGGGTATATCTCCATGATATTCCTCCTTGCGGGGAAAAATAA